The proteins below come from a single Tachysurus fulvidraco isolate hzauxx_2018 chromosome 13, HZAU_PFXX_2.0, whole genome shotgun sequence genomic window:
- the si:dkey-246g23.4 gene encoding LOW QUALITY PROTEIN: monocarboxylate transporter 13 (The sequence of the model RefSeq protein was modified relative to this genomic sequence to represent the inferred CDS: inserted 5 bases in 3 codons; deleted 1 base in 1 codon; substituted 4 bases at 4 genomic stop codons): MQCIPYSFSLPKERRAIRSLYPPGGGYGWFTVLYSAFLVLGLKFGVIQSFERFSNGILPPLLPPLQWQASISVATAYTKSMIKIFMNTTGTNLRYSAPVGSAFSACVGHRVVVMLGGLLSSXGMVAGVYAQNLLQLYITVGFRTGFGYALTXTPTVAMLGCYFXKLRPVAKFLSSTGEXIVTFLFTPFFQFLVGHYSWRGAMLVLGAVQLPXCECGALLWPLTILSGELSTDPGRLNLQSLSQIDHELSRPEALRSKILHYVDYTXLLDNPYIMVYSLFXFAMFDFFAPALFLAP; this comes from the exons ATGCAGTGCATACCATACTCTTTTTCACTACCCAAGGAGAGACGCGCCATTAGATCTCTATATCCTCCTGGTGGTGGATATGGCTggttcactgtactgtat tctgccTTTCTTGTGCTTGGGCTGAAGTTTGGTGTAATCCAGTCTTTTGAAAGGTTTTCCAATGGGATTTTACCACCACTTTTACCACCGCTACAATGGCAGGCATCCATCTCTGTAGCAACTGCATACACCAAAAG TATGATCAAGATCTTTATGAACACAACAGGTACAAATCTACGCTATTCAG CTCCAGTTGGCTCTGCGTTCAGTGCATGTGTTGGCCACAGAGTTGTGGTGATGCTGGGAGGACTGCTGAGCA GTGGCATGGTTGCTGGAGTATACGCTCAAAATCTGCTCCAACTTTACATCACTGTGGGCTTTCGGACAG GTTTTGGATATGCTCTGACCTGAACCCCCACTGTAGCCATGCTGGGCTGCTATTTTTAGAAGCTGCGGCCTGTTGCCAAATTTCTTTCCAGCACAGGTGAATGAATCGTCACTTTCCTTTTCACACCTTTCTTCCAATTTCTAGTGGGCCATTATTCCTGGAGGGGTGCCATGCTAGTGTTGGGAGCTGTGCAGCTGCC ATGTGAGTGTGGTGCACTTCTGTGGCCACTGACTATCCTCTCTGGTGAGCTTTCAACAGATCCAGGCAGACTCAATCTACAGTCCCTCTCCCAAATAGACCATGAACT CAGTAGACCAGAAGCCCTAAGAAGCAAGATTCTACACTATGTGGACTACACATAGTTACTTGACAACCCTTATATCATGGTTTACTCATTGTT GTTTGCaatgtttgatttctttgcTCCTGCTCTATTCCTTGCACCGTAa